The genomic stretch TGGTGGTGGGGTTGAAGCGGGGCCGGTGAACAAGAGCCTCGCCCGAGGCTTGCACCCAGACCGAGACGTTACTACATTAATGGCAAGGATTGGGCTTTCCCGGTCGACGTCAGGGCTTCGGACAACCGGAGCCCTTTCGTTTGCAGGCCGCTTCGACATCTCAGGGAAAGACCTTGAAATGGTGGATGCGCTTGGCAACGATGTCGAACGCACGGTTTGGCTGGTCGGGCCTTAATGCCCGCAGCGCAAGAGGGCGGGCAATCAGGTCGCTGAGTTGGTGTCCCGCCATGTTCGCCGCTTTGGGTACAAAAAGCGGTTCCAACGGAGTTCGCATGAAGTCGACGGCGCGCCAACCCCATCGCTTGTCGTTGGACGCGACCCTTCGAAATTCCAGTTCGAGCTGCCGATCTTCCTCGCGTCCCCGCGCCTCAAACAATACATGGGTACGCCGGCCACGCTGTCCATCGGCTACCAACCTATTGCTGAGTTTCTCCATGCAGAACTGCATCGCAATCTCATACGGATTCCAAGGATCGCTATAGCGGGCTTTGTGCTTCAGCTTATCTATAACGGCGCAATAAGCGTGAAAGCGCGCCCCCACCATGATCTTGGTGAGATCCGTCATAAAGCCGTCCCGCAGCGCGACGTCTTGCCTCAAGAATGCGAAGGGCGGCTCCTGTTTACGGATTTCCCGCTCGTGAAGTACGGCGGCATCATGCCCAAAATACTTGAACTTGAGACGGCGAAATGACGGCTCTATTTCATTGATATAATCGGTCTTCTCAAACACACAGAATACAAGCGCGAACACTGGAAATTGCGGGTCAATCGAAATCAACCCATGGTCGCCGCTCTCATCGGCAAAGACAATGTAGTCACTGAACTCCGACATGCACAATTTGTGGATTCAACCGCTTGGAAAGGCAATGGCCCGTTTCGCCCCCCTATCCCGCCCCCACCCGCACCGCTAAACCCGCCCCAACACAGGGGAACACACCACATGCGCCGCACCACCACCGCCGCCTTCGCCGCCCTCCTCGCGGCCACCACCTTCGCCACCCCCGCCACGGCCCAGACGGTCAGCGAGTCCTCGGTGCGCGGCCATGTCTCCTATCTCGCGGGCGATGCCCTGCGCGGTCGGGGTAGCGCCACCCCCGACGAGGCCGCCGCCGCCGCCTATGTCGCCGCAGTGTTTCGCGGCTACGGCCTCCAGACTGCGCCGGGGATGACCGGCTATACCCAGACTGCCGAGATCATCGGCTATCGGCTCGACAGCCCGGCGGTGCTCACCGTCAACGGCACCGCGATCGCCTCGCCGTTGCTCTTCGCGGCGTCGGGCCAGCCGGTGCGGGGGACGCTCAGCCTCTTTGCGGGGACCGATCCGAAGGTAGCGCCCGCCAGCGACGTCGTGATCCTCACTGCGCCGGGCAATCCGCTGCGGCTGGCGGGCGCGCTCGA from Sphingomonas hengshuiensis encodes the following:
- a CDS encoding DUF3800 domain-containing protein yields the protein MSEFSDYIVFADESGDHGLISIDPQFPVFALVFCVFEKTDYINEIEPSFRRLKFKYFGHDAAVLHEREIRKQEPPFAFLRQDVALRDGFMTDLTKIMVGARFHAYCAVIDKLKHKARYSDPWNPYEIAMQFCMEKLSNRLVADGQRGRRTHVLFEARGREEDRQLELEFRRVASNDKRWGWRAVDFMRTPLEPLFVPKAANMAGHQLSDLIARPLALRALRPDQPNRAFDIVAKRIHHFKVFP